A genomic region of Trifolium pratense cultivar HEN17-A07 linkage group LG3, ARS_RC_1.1, whole genome shotgun sequence contains the following coding sequences:
- the LOC123916301 gene encoding uncharacterized protein LOC123916301 isoform X1: protein MNTAFDMLGVVSPGRESWRFKVRVLRLWTTSSFLQPEVVNTLEMVLIDEKGVKIHASVRRQLLYLFQSKISEGNVYKMSYFTVSPASGFYRTTPHPYKLVFQLKTKVQVSESNKIDLYGLSLTKISDIHSEVAAPEFLVDVIGVITGMSADREYIRDGKVVKMIVFELTDQSGKCECALFGDYVHSLQSMLGKAHNGLPVVVVQFAKIKTFRGSISIQNIINATRLFVNPAIEEADALKNGIAANGIETPSTIPLLGARAKPSYEEDFLLNYPKITIAELVEKAEDGVYVVCAVVDGLVEGEDWWYPACNCHRSVVADSGAYYCKVCVKHVYQMFPSLKLCRYKVKFRVADSTGNAVFVVFDSDMRLLIHKDCSDVVAAFKPESSIEYPTDFKLLKGMRLLFKVEKVTNAFEQFDVSYKVKRVCNELSTIEAFGVPEVTNSPTRVLSSGFSESEDESDMEHEFVEDSLNRDIVVQGDGDAGCAGSLEAVHVKDSVVDSAGEVISLDDDSDAGITEFVSAASKLAKDAKLFAVKRNLSSAFAECNDIGESSNPSKCLKTKEE, encoded by the exons ATGAATACTGCTTTCGATATGCTTGGTGTTGTTAGTCCTGGAAGGGAATCATGGCGCTTTAAGGTGCGTGTGCTTCGTCTCTGGACTACTTCGTCTTTCCTCCAACCTGAAGTGGTGAACACACTTGAGATGGTTCTCATTGATGAAAAG GGCGTTAAAATTCATGCCAGTGTTCGTCGCCAGTTGCTATATTTATTTCAGTCTAAAATTAGTGAAGGAAATGTTTACAAGATGTCATACTTTACTGTTTCCCCTGCTTCTGGTTTTTACCGAACCACTCCTCACCCCTATAAGCTTGTGTTTCAATTGAAAACGAAGGTTCAAGTTTCTGAAAGCAACAAGATTGATCTGTATGGATTGTCCCTTACCAAGATATCTGATATCCACAGTGAAGTAGCTGCTCCTGAGTTTTTAGTTG ATGTTATTGGGGTGATTACTGGAATGTCTGCTGACAGGGAATACATTCGTGATGGAAAAGTTGTTAAGATGATTGTGTTTGAGTTGACTGATCAGAG TGGAAAATGTGAATGTGCCTTATTTGGTGATTATGTCCATTCACTTCAAAGTATGCTCGGAAAGGCGCATAATGGGTTGCCGGTTGTTGTAGTTCAATTTGCGAAAATTAAAACTTTCAGAG GGAGTATATCaattcaaaatattataaatgcTACAAGGCTATTTGTTAATCCTGCTATTGAAGAGGCTGATGCATTAAAAAATGG GATTGCTGCTAATGGGATTGAAACACCCTCAACAATTCCTTTGCTCGGTGCTCGAGCTAAACCTTCATATGAGGAAGATTTTCTGTTGAACTATCCCAAAATAACTATAGCTGAGTTGGTTGAAAAGGCTGAAGACGGTGTGTATGTTGTATGTGCTGTTGTCGATGGTCTGGTCGAGGGTGAGGACTGGTGGTATCCAGCTTGCAATTGTCATAGGAGTGTGGTTGCTGATTCTGGTGCCTATTACTGTAAAGTTTGTGTCAAGCATGTTTACCAGATGTTTCCCAG CTTGAAATTATGCAGGTACAAGGTTAAGTTTCGTGTTGCAGATTCAACTGGAAATGCTGTTTTCGTTGTTTTTGACAGTGACATGCGATTGCTTATTCATAAGGATTGTAGTGATGTGGTTGCTGCcttcaag CCTGAATCATCAATTGAGTATCCTACTGATTTTAAGCTGCTCAAAGGGATGAGGCTATTGTTTAAGGTTGAAAAGGTTACAAATGCTTTTGAGCAGTTTGATGTTTCATATAAGGTTAAGCGTGTGTGCAATGAGCTATCTACGATTGAGGCTTTTGGTGTTCCGGAAGTGACCAACAGTCCTACCAGG GTGTTGTCAAGTGGTTTTTCGGAATCTGAAGACGAGTCTGATATGGAGCATGAATTTGTTGAAGATTCTCTGAATCGTGATATTGTGGTGCAAGGTGATGGCGACGCTGGTTGTGCTGGATCGTTGGAAGCTGTTCATGTTAAGGATTCCGTTGTTGATTCGGCTGGTGAAGTTATAAGTTTGGACGATGACTCTGATGCTGGAATCACAGAGTTTGTCTCTGCTGCATCTAAGCTTGCAAAGGATGCAAAGTTGTTCGCTGTTAAGAGAAACCTGTCTTCTGCTTTTGCGGAGTGTAATGATATAGGAGAATCAAGCAATCCATCAAAGTGTTTGAAGACTAAGGAAGAATGA
- the LOC123916301 gene encoding replication protein A 70 kDa DNA-binding subunit B-like isoform X2: MNTAFDMLGVVSPGRESWRFKVRVLRLWTTSSFLQPEVVNTLEMVLIDEKGVKIHASVRRQLLYLFQSKISEGNVYKMSYFTVSPASGFYRTTPHPYKLVFQLKTKVQVSESNKIDLYGLSLTKISDIHSEVAAPEFLVDVIGVITGMSADREYIRDGKVVKMIVFELTDQSGKCECALFGDYVHSLQSMLGKAHNGLPVVVVQFAKIKTFRGSISIQNIINATRLFVNPAIEEADALKNGIAANGIETPSTIPLLGARAKPSYEEDFLLNYPKITIAELVEKAEDGVYVVCAVVDGLVEGEDWWYPACNCHRSVVADSGAYYCKVCVKHVYQMFPRYKVKFRVADSTGNAVFVVFDSDMRLLIHKDCSDVVAAFKPESSIEYPTDFKLLKGMRLLFKVEKVTNAFEQFDVSYKVKRVCNELSTIEAFGVPEVTNSPTRVLSSGFSESEDESDMEHEFVEDSLNRDIVVQGDGDAGCAGSLEAVHVKDSVVDSAGEVISLDDDSDAGITEFVSAASKLAKDAKLFAVKRNLSSAFAECNDIGESSNPSKCLKTKEE, translated from the exons ATGAATACTGCTTTCGATATGCTTGGTGTTGTTAGTCCTGGAAGGGAATCATGGCGCTTTAAGGTGCGTGTGCTTCGTCTCTGGACTACTTCGTCTTTCCTCCAACCTGAAGTGGTGAACACACTTGAGATGGTTCTCATTGATGAAAAG GGCGTTAAAATTCATGCCAGTGTTCGTCGCCAGTTGCTATATTTATTTCAGTCTAAAATTAGTGAAGGAAATGTTTACAAGATGTCATACTTTACTGTTTCCCCTGCTTCTGGTTTTTACCGAACCACTCCTCACCCCTATAAGCTTGTGTTTCAATTGAAAACGAAGGTTCAAGTTTCTGAAAGCAACAAGATTGATCTGTATGGATTGTCCCTTACCAAGATATCTGATATCCACAGTGAAGTAGCTGCTCCTGAGTTTTTAGTTG ATGTTATTGGGGTGATTACTGGAATGTCTGCTGACAGGGAATACATTCGTGATGGAAAAGTTGTTAAGATGATTGTGTTTGAGTTGACTGATCAGAG TGGAAAATGTGAATGTGCCTTATTTGGTGATTATGTCCATTCACTTCAAAGTATGCTCGGAAAGGCGCATAATGGGTTGCCGGTTGTTGTAGTTCAATTTGCGAAAATTAAAACTTTCAGAG GGAGTATATCaattcaaaatattataaatgcTACAAGGCTATTTGTTAATCCTGCTATTGAAGAGGCTGATGCATTAAAAAATGG GATTGCTGCTAATGGGATTGAAACACCCTCAACAATTCCTTTGCTCGGTGCTCGAGCTAAACCTTCATATGAGGAAGATTTTCTGTTGAACTATCCCAAAATAACTATAGCTGAGTTGGTTGAAAAGGCTGAAGACGGTGTGTATGTTGTATGTGCTGTTGTCGATGGTCTGGTCGAGGGTGAGGACTGGTGGTATCCAGCTTGCAATTGTCATAGGAGTGTGGTTGCTGATTCTGGTGCCTATTACTGTAAAGTTTGTGTCAAGCATGTTTACCAGATGTTTCCCAG GTACAAGGTTAAGTTTCGTGTTGCAGATTCAACTGGAAATGCTGTTTTCGTTGTTTTTGACAGTGACATGCGATTGCTTATTCATAAGGATTGTAGTGATGTGGTTGCTGCcttcaag CCTGAATCATCAATTGAGTATCCTACTGATTTTAAGCTGCTCAAAGGGATGAGGCTATTGTTTAAGGTTGAAAAGGTTACAAATGCTTTTGAGCAGTTTGATGTTTCATATAAGGTTAAGCGTGTGTGCAATGAGCTATCTACGATTGAGGCTTTTGGTGTTCCGGAAGTGACCAACAGTCCTACCAGG GTGTTGTCAAGTGGTTTTTCGGAATCTGAAGACGAGTCTGATATGGAGCATGAATTTGTTGAAGATTCTCTGAATCGTGATATTGTGGTGCAAGGTGATGGCGACGCTGGTTGTGCTGGATCGTTGGAAGCTGTTCATGTTAAGGATTCCGTTGTTGATTCGGCTGGTGAAGTTATAAGTTTGGACGATGACTCTGATGCTGGAATCACAGAGTTTGTCTCTGCTGCATCTAAGCTTGCAAAGGATGCAAAGTTGTTCGCTGTTAAGAGAAACCTGTCTTCTGCTTTTGCGGAGTGTAATGATATAGGAGAATCAAGCAATCCATCAAAGTGTTTGAAGACTAAGGAAGAATGA